The stretch of DNA TAAGAATCATCGTCCTTCATCTGATTCCTCAGCTCAATCTCCGGATCAGCCATTAGTGGAAGCCCCACCAACAGCGAAATCCAGGAGAAAAGGACAACCTACCAACATAACAGAAATCCTAGAGAAAGCCGGCGGTTTCAGCATCTTCATTCGCCTACTAACAAGCACTGACGTCATTAGTCCTGTcgaaaatgatctcaactctTCCAATACCGTCACCATTTTGGCTCCAACCAATGCAGGATTCTCAGCTCTTAAGACTGGAACACTCAACACTCTCACTCCCCAACAAAAAACACAATTGGTTCAGTTCCACATCATCCCAACTTTCATATCCCTACAGAATTTCCAAACCCTAACAAACCCTGTTCACACTCAAGCCACTAACACTCGCGACTACCCATTAAACATTACTAGTACTGACGGATCTTCTGTCAACATATCTACTGGAGTTGTCAACACAACCATATCAGGAACCATTTATTCCGATAACCAACTTGCTATTTATCGAGTTGATAGTGTCTTGCTTCCTATCAAACTTTTTGCTCCTAAAAAGGTGGTGAGCTCACTGGCACCATCTCCAGCACCCGCAATGGCCttaaaacctaaaaagaaatcGACGGAATCAGCTTCATCGTCTGGATCGCCCTCATCCTCCTCAAAACCATCTTTAACATCTACATCACccacatcatcatcatcatccaaTGATGATGAATCAGTCGCCACATCAGCAGATACATCTGGTGCTAAACGACCAGTTGTTGTTGTTGCCACAGTCTCCATTGGTCTTCTTGCTTTGTTCTTATGATACATATTATCTTCCGATCGAGATGGTTACCTTACACTCCAACcatattaattaactaaaaatattgtttttgaataataattaataatatgcatgcatgcatggtcTTTTCATTTCCTTTCTTTTGTGTACGTACGTACATGTACTAATTAATATTTGATTGAATTTTGTGTTTTCCTTTTCATCATTATATAatcattatataaatatatatatatatatatatcagtaTGGGATgagatatatataattgtatCCATATATATcacattaaatttatttgctGATTATGTTATATGTACACAAACATTATTTCTTCAAATTCATGCACAATACTACATATGAATTACTTAATTATTAGCCAAcgttaaaattatcttatatatttttttttttgagataaaaattattttatctttatgtgtattaatttaatttataagtttttacaaaaaaattattttgtgactaaaaaattatcactaaataaaaataatacttttttttgtagtgtaagTATCAAGTCccacataatttaatataataacttttaaggaatatcgctaaccaatcgcaAGACTACATGATTAGAGGTGTTAGGCACCACCAATACCCAATAACTTCTCTAAAATAAATTgaactaaaaaaatatgaatttgaTCCAATAAATTGTTGCAACATGTAATAATAATAGAGATTAATTACTCAACGGGTTTAGGACCAACGTTTAAGTTACAAAAGAGTAAAAATAAGGCTACCAAAAGAGAATGATGGAAAAAATGGGTTTCTGTTCACAATGGGTTGCTCTCATCATGAAATGCTTGACTACGAACCACTTCAGTTTTCTCTTAAATGGCGAAGCCACATTCCCTCACACCAACTCGTGGTCTAAGACAAGGCTGCCCACTATCCCCATACCTTTTCCTAATTTGTTCTGAAGGTTTCTCCCGACTGCTGCAACATGAAGAATTGTCAGGTAATCTCCATGGATATAAACTCACAAGGCGTGCTAAACCAATTTCACATTTATTATTTGCCGATGACAGCCTACTCTTTTGCTATGCTGATGAAAGTTCATGTCTCTCCATCAAGCGTGTGCTTGACATATATCATCGTGCTTCTGGCCAATCCATCAATGCTGACAAGTCCAATATGTCTTTCTCACCAAACACAACACTGGCTGCCCAAATCTTTTTTCATAGAACTCTCTCAATGCCAATCACTGCTTGCCATGAAACCTATCTTGGATTGCCTGCCTACTCCGGCCGTGACAAACAACATATGCTTAGTGATATTACAGAGAAGGTGTGGCGACTGATGAACACTTGGAATGAAAAAAATTTCTCCGCCGGGGGCAAGGAAATTCTTCTTAAGGCTGTTGTTCAATCCATTCCAACCTATGATATGAGCTGCTTCCGTCTACCTACAACGACATGTAATAAGTTGGAATCTATGATGTCAAATTTTTGGTGGGGTCGAACAGAAAATGGCTCACGGATCCATTGGCGGAATTGGAAGTTGATTTGCAAGACCAAAGCTGAAGGTGGCATGGGGTTTAGATCTTTTGACCACTTCAATCAAGCCCTTCTCGCTAAGCAAACCTGGCGACTCATTGCTCACCCAAATTCATTGCTTTGCCGATTGTTAAAGAGCA from Cannabis sativa cultivar Pink pepper isolate KNU-18-1 chromosome 2, ASM2916894v1, whole genome shotgun sequence encodes:
- the LOC115721306 gene encoding fasciclin-like arabinogalactan protein 12, with product MAKNQILFTYSCAIVFLFLFHDCENTLTLAQSSSPAQSPSTTPNKNHRPSSDSSAQSPDQPLVEAPPTAKSRRKGQPTNITEILEKAGGFSIFIRLLTSTDVISPVENDLNSSNTVTILAPTNAGFSALKTGTLNTLTPQQKTQLVQFHIIPTFISLQNFQTLTNPVHTQATNTRDYPLNITSTDGSSVNISTGVVNTTISGTIYSDNQLAIYRVDSVLLPIKLFAPKKVVSSLAPSPAPAMALKPKKKSTESASSSGSPSSSSKPSLTSTSPTSSSSSNDDESVATSADTSGAKRPVVVVATVSIGLLALFL